A region of Solibacillus isronensis DNA encodes the following proteins:
- the pyrE gene encoding orotate phosphoribosyltransferase, which translates to MSLQNEIAHAMLKVGAVELNPTDLFTWASGIQSPIYCDTRLTISDPVIRKQLANGLSSLIDEHFSDCEVVAGTATAGIPHAAWVADIMQLPMVYVRSKAKEHGRGNQIEGKYAKGQKVVVIEDIISTGGSSITAVEALRNAGCEVLGVVCVYTYNLPKADQVFEEAGVKFVSLTNFDYLIDAAKEAAAIQEDDIPFLKKWHQDLKTGNLK; encoded by the coding sequence ATGTCATTACAAAACGAAATTGCACATGCAATGCTAAAAGTAGGAGCGGTGGAATTAAATCCAACCGATTTATTTACATGGGCTTCAGGAATTCAGTCGCCGATTTATTGCGATACACGTTTAACAATTTCAGATCCTGTTATTCGCAAACAGCTTGCCAATGGACTGTCCTCATTAATCGATGAGCATTTTTCTGACTGTGAAGTAGTTGCGGGTACTGCTACTGCGGGGATTCCACATGCTGCTTGGGTTGCGGATATTATGCAATTGCCGATGGTGTATGTGCGTTCGAAAGCAAAAGAGCACGGGCGAGGAAACCAGATTGAAGGAAAATATGCAAAAGGTCAAAAGGTCGTTGTAATTGAGGATATCATCTCAACAGGAGGTTCATCTATTACTGCTGTTGAAGCGTTACGTAATGCAGGTTGCGAAGTGTTAGGGGTCGTATGTGTATATACATATAATCTGCCAAAAGCGGATCAGGTATTTGAAGAAGCTGGCGTAAAATTTGTTTCATTAACAAATTTCGATTACTTAATCGATGCGGCAAAAGAAGCAGCTGCTATTCAGGAAGATGACATTCCATTCTTGAAAAAGTGGCATCAAGACTTAAAAACAGGAAATTTAAAATAA
- a CDS encoding ABC transporter ATP-binding protein: MSTNELLEIRNLRTSFRIKDTYYPAVDNVSLTLRKNEILAIVGESGCGKSTLATSVVGLHNSITTKVEGEILYNNQNLVKLTDEQFNKLRGNDIGFIFQDPLSALNPLMRIGEQIEEGLIYHTKLTKEQREKRVIELLDQVGIPNMQRVAKQFPHQLSGGMRQRVMIAIALSGKPAIIIADEPTTALDVTIQAQILDLLKSLQDEIQSGIILITHDLGVVAEVADRVAVMYAGEVIEEAPVVELFRNPKHPYTRSLLKSIPQTNSEDEKLEIIQGMVPSLMKLPRQGCRFSSRIPWVPQSAHEANPQLHEVAPGHLVRCTCWKEFHFEDEEGSVNQ; the protein is encoded by the coding sequence ATGTCTACGAATGAATTATTAGAAATCCGAAATTTACGTACGAGTTTCCGAATTAAAGATACATACTACCCAGCTGTAGACAATGTTTCGTTAACGCTTCGCAAAAATGAGATTTTAGCAATTGTTGGTGAATCAGGTTGCGGGAAAAGTACTTTGGCAACATCAGTAGTTGGATTGCACAATTCTATTACTACAAAAGTTGAAGGAGAAATACTTTACAACAATCAAAACTTAGTTAAATTGACAGATGAACAGTTTAATAAGTTAAGAGGAAATGACATCGGCTTCATTTTCCAGGATCCACTTTCTGCATTAAACCCATTAATGCGTATCGGAGAGCAAATTGAGGAAGGGTTAATTTATCATACGAAATTAACTAAAGAACAACGTGAAAAACGTGTTATTGAGTTATTAGATCAAGTAGGAATTCCGAATATGCAACGTGTTGCAAAACAATTCCCGCATCAGTTATCGGGCGGTATGCGTCAGCGTGTTATGATCGCGATCGCATTATCAGGTAAGCCTGCAATCATTATTGCGGACGAACCGACAACAGCACTTGATGTAACAATCCAAGCGCAAATTTTAGATTTATTAAAATCACTGCAAGATGAAATTCAATCAGGCATCATTTTAATTACACATGACTTAGGGGTTGTTGCTGAAGTAGCAGACCGCGTAGCTGTAATGTATGCCGGTGAAGTAATAGAAGAAGCGCCGGTTGTAGAATTATTCAGAAATCCGAAGCACCCGTACACAAGATCATTATTGAAATCAATTCCTCAAACAAACAGTGAGGATGAAAAATTAGAAATAATTCAAGGGATGGTTCCTTCTTTAATGAAGTTACCTCGCCAAGGCTGCCGTTTCTCATCGCGTATTCCTTGGGTTCCGCAATCAGCACATGAAGCAAATCCACAGCTTCATGAAGTTGCTCCTGGCCATCTTGTACGCTGTACTTGCTGGAAAGAATTCCATTTTGAGGATGAGGAAGGGAGCGTAAATCAATGA
- a CDS encoding ATP-binding cassette domain-containing protein, producing MSFMQVEDLKVHYPIRGGFFNTVVDHVYAVDGVTMEFDRGKTYGLVGESGSGKSTTGKAIIGLEKITSGRILYEGEDVTNARRKRDSAYNRDIQMIFQDSHSSMNPRKRVLDILAEPIRNFLKLSPQEERKRINELLAIVGMSEDVLLKYPHEFSGGQKQRLGIARAVACNPKMIIADEPVSALDLSVQAQVLNFMKDIQEQYGISYLFISHDLGVVRHMCDHISIMYKGRFVETGKREDIYTNPQHIYTNRLLSAIPDIEPETRIERKVERQKVEAAYRQEQHKYYDKDGKVYPLKSISDSHKVAMSEDEKERV from the coding sequence ATGAGTTTCATGCAAGTAGAAGATTTAAAAGTTCACTATCCGATCCGAGGTGGATTTTTTAACACAGTAGTTGATCATGTTTATGCAGTAGATGGCGTAACGATGGAATTTGACCGAGGAAAAACTTACGGTCTTGTAGGTGAATCCGGCTCAGGTAAATCAACAACCGGTAAAGCGATTATTGGATTGGAGAAAATCACATCAGGTCGTATTCTTTACGAAGGTGAAGATGTTACAAATGCACGCCGTAAACGTGATTCAGCATATAACCGTGATATTCAGATGATCTTCCAGGATTCACATTCCAGTATGAATCCGCGTAAACGTGTATTGGATATTTTAGCAGAGCCAATTCGTAATTTCCTTAAGTTGTCTCCGCAAGAAGAGCGGAAACGCATTAATGAGCTACTCGCAATTGTAGGGATGTCAGAGGACGTACTTCTTAAATATCCGCACGAATTCTCTGGTGGTCAAAAGCAACGTCTAGGGATTGCCCGTGCTGTTGCATGTAACCCAAAAATGATTATTGCGGATGAGCCGGTTTCGGCACTTGATTTATCCGTTCAGGCACAAGTTTTAAACTTTATGAAGGATATTCAGGAACAATATGGAATTAGTTATTTATTCATCTCTCACGATTTAGGTGTTGTTCGCCATATGTGTGACCATATCTCAATCATGTATAAAGGCAGATTCGTAGAAACAGGGAAGCGTGAAGATATTTACACAAATCCGCAGCATATTTATACAAATCGCCTGCTTTCTGCAATTCCTGATATCGAGCCTGAAACTCGAATTGAACGTAAGGTTGAACGTCAGAAAGTTGAAGCGGCATATCGCCAAGAACAACATAAATATTACGATAAGGATGGAAAAGTATATCCTTTAAAATCGATTTCAGACTCACATAAAGTAGCAATGTCTGAAGATGAAAAGGAGCGTGTATAG
- the opp4B gene encoding oligopeptide ABC transporter permease — protein sequence MWKTIVRRVLIMIPQLFILSLLIFLLAKQMPGDPFTGLITPETDPNVIEELRVKSGFYDPWYVQYYNWITNAAQGDFGQSYTFKKPVADIIGDRAMNTLLLSLLSVVFLYVLAIPLGVLAGRYHDSFLDKSIVLYSFISYAIPAFVLYLIFVYLFGYRLMWFPTSGTVEIGLDPGTWSYYWSKFYHLLLPAASYALLGTTGVIQYLRSEIIDAKTMDYVKTARSKGIPMKKVYSRHIFRNSLLPIAAFLGFTITGLLGGSIFIETVFAYPGMGKLFVESISSRDYSVITALVMLYGFLALLGSLLSDIILSIVDPRIRID from the coding sequence ATGTGGAAAACGATAGTTCGCCGTGTGTTAATAATGATTCCGCAGCTATTTATTTTAAGTCTCCTAATTTTCTTATTAGCGAAACAAATGCCTGGTGATCCATTTACAGGATTAATTACACCGGAAACAGATCCGAATGTTATTGAAGAATTACGTGTTAAATCAGGCTTCTATGATCCTTGGTATGTACAGTACTACAACTGGATCACAAATGCAGCACAAGGTGACTTCGGTCAGAGTTATACATTTAAAAAGCCTGTTGCTGATATTATTGGCGACCGTGCAATGAATACATTATTACTCTCATTGCTTAGTGTAGTTTTCCTTTATGTGCTGGCGATTCCGCTAGGAGTACTTGCTGGACGTTATCACGATTCATTCTTGGATAAATCGATTGTACTTTACAGCTTTATCTCTTATGCAATACCAGCATTCGTACTGTATTTAATTTTCGTTTACCTGTTCGGTTACCGACTGATGTGGTTCCCGACAAGTGGTACGGTGGAAATAGGACTAGATCCCGGAACCTGGAGTTATTACTGGAGTAAATTCTATCATTTATTATTACCGGCAGCCAGCTATGCACTGCTAGGTACGACGGGTGTCATTCAATATTTACGTTCGGAAATTATTGATGCAAAAACAATGGATTATGTTAAAACAGCACGCAGTAAAGGTATACCGATGAAGAAAGTATACTCACGTCATATTTTCCGTAACTCTCTGTTACCGATTGCAGCGTTCTTAGGATTCACGATTACCGGTTTACTCGGTGGATCGATTTTCATTGAAACTGTATTCGCTTATCCTGGAATGGGTAAATTATTTGTCGAATCCATTTCAAGTCGTGACTACAGTGTAATAACGGCATTAGTAATGTTATATGGCTTCTTAGCATTATTAGGTAGTCTATTATCCGATATTATCTTAAGTATAGTGGATCCGCGAATTCGCATAGACTAA
- a CDS encoding ABC transporter permease, whose protein sequence is MENKNEQTVEKLESQSSPPTGIQVIWREFKKDKLAMFSLIGSILLVIAIMIMAFFTIDQTEVMKIQLLERFTEPGVRGYILGADEAGRDMLGQLIIGAKNSILIAIAVTVIANVVGIVLGIIMGYYGGFIDNFFMRIIDFFITLPTTMIIIVVVTIIPSYGIFDLILILAAFQWMSTARLVRSKALSEARRDYISASKTMGTSDFAIMFKGLLPNLSSLLIVEVTLSFAGNVGIETGLSFLGFGLPPSTPSLGTLVSYAMNPIILSSKWWVWLPASILILVMMLGINYVGQALRRAADAKQRLG, encoded by the coding sequence ATGGAAAACAAAAATGAACAGACAGTAGAAAAATTAGAATCTCAAAGCTCTCCACCAACTGGTATTCAAGTAATATGGCGAGAGTTTAAAAAAGATAAATTAGCAATGTTCTCATTAATAGGAAGTATCCTGCTGGTGATTGCGATCATGATCATGGCATTCTTCACTATAGATCAGACTGAAGTAATGAAAATTCAATTATTGGAGCGTTTTACTGAACCAGGTGTCCGAGGGTATATTCTTGGGGCCGATGAAGCCGGTCGGGACATGCTTGGCCAGCTAATTATCGGGGCTAAGAACTCAATTTTAATCGCAATTGCGGTTACTGTTATTGCCAATGTAGTAGGGATTGTGCTTGGTATTATTATGGGATATTACGGTGGTTTCATCGATAATTTCTTCATGCGTATTATTGATTTCTTTATCACTCTACCAACTACAATGATTATCATCGTAGTCGTAACAATCATTCCATCGTACGGAATATTTGATTTAATTTTAATTCTTGCAGCATTTCAGTGGATGTCGACGGCCAGACTTGTGCGATCCAAAGCACTTTCTGAAGCACGACGCGATTACATAAGTGCCTCTAAAACAATGGGTACGAGTGATTTCGCGATCATGTTTAAAGGATTATTGCCAAACTTAAGCTCGCTGCTTATTGTCGAAGTGACATTAAGTTTTGCGGGAAATGTAGGGATCGAAACAGGTCTTTCATTCTTAGGTTTCGGTTTACCACCGTCAACACCAAGTTTAGGGACTTTAGTAAGTTATGCTATGAACCCGATAATTTTATCGAGTAAATGGTGGGTATGGTTGCCTGCATCAATATTAATCTTAGTAATGATGCTTGGTATAAATTACGTTGGTCAAGCGTTACGACGCGCAGCTGACGCAAAACAACGTTTAGGATAA
- the opp4A gene encoding oligopeptide ABC transporter substrate-binding protein, which produces MKKKKGLMLSSVFATALVLAACGGDDETTTEKPAENTDGTKTEENTNDGGSTAESPTLPSEVTNDGEAIEGGTLNFALVTDSPFQGVLSWELYEDGYDADILGFMTNEIFETDGDFLVTDEGIAKLDVDADNNKVTITIQHDDVKWSDGQPLTVEDIIYAYEIIGHPDYTGIRYDADFENIIGAAEYKAGTADTISGIKKIDDKTVEISMTKVSPAIYSLGDGLWAYAVPKHQLKDIPVKDLISSEAVRKSPVTLGPFKLDKLVDGESVQYAANEHYWKGKPKLDKIVLQVVPSSSIGEALRTGKYDMASSFPTNQYDGVKDLENLTILARPELAYSYLGFKLGKWDAAAGTAGLNITDENAKMNDVKLRQAVAYAMDIEQVTERFYQGLRSRATSLIPPAFASFHDNTLEGFNYDPEKAKALLDEAGYKDVDGDGIREDKNGEKLEIRMAGMSGSDTDEAIVEYYRQNWKDVGLDVQLTTGRLIEFNSFYDKVQADDPEIDMFMAAWGTGTNPSPMGLYGEASSFNYSRFVTPELQTLLADIDSKEAVDADYRADAFRKWEEYMFEQATTIPTYFRTEIVPVNKRVKNYNVDYSNATQYHEIELVADSPIK; this is translated from the coding sequence ATGAAGAAAAAGAAAGGTTTAATGCTGTCATCAGTATTTGCTACGGCATTAGTATTAGCAGCTTGTGGAGGAGACGACGAAACAACGACTGAGAAACCAGCTGAAAATACAGACGGCACAAAGACAGAAGAAAATACAAATGACGGCGGTTCTACTGCAGAATCTCCAACATTACCATCAGAAGTTACAAATGATGGAGAAGCAATTGAAGGCGGTACTTTAAACTTTGCATTAGTAACAGACTCTCCTTTCCAAGGCGTTTTATCTTGGGAATTATATGAAGATGGTTATGATGCTGATATTTTAGGCTTCATGACAAACGAAATTTTCGAAACTGATGGCGACTTCCTAGTTACAGATGAAGGAATCGCAAAATTAGATGTAGATGCTGATAACAATAAAGTTACAATCACTATTCAACATGATGATGTGAAATGGTCTGATGGTCAGCCATTGACTGTTGAAGACATCATTTATGCTTATGAAATTATCGGTCACCCTGATTATACAGGTATCCGTTATGACGCTGATTTCGAAAACATCATCGGTGCTGCTGAATATAAAGCAGGTACTGCAGATACAATCTCTGGTATTAAAAAGATCGATGATAAAACAGTTGAAATTTCTATGACGAAAGTATCACCTGCAATCTACTCTCTAGGTGATGGTCTATGGGCATACGCAGTACCGAAGCATCAGTTAAAAGATATTCCTGTTAAGGACCTAATTTCTTCTGAAGCAGTACGTAAATCGCCTGTAACATTAGGACCGTTCAAATTAGATAAATTAGTTGACGGTGAATCTGTTCAGTACGCAGCGAACGAGCACTACTGGAAAGGTAAACCGAAGCTAGACAAAATCGTATTACAAGTAGTACCTTCATCTTCTATCGGTGAAGCATTACGTACAGGTAAGTATGACATGGCGTCTTCTTTCCCTACAAACCAGTATGACGGCGTAAAAGATCTTGAAAACTTAACAATCTTAGCTCGTCCAGAGTTAGCATACTCTTACCTTGGCTTCAAGCTTGGTAAATGGGATGCTGCGGCAGGTACAGCAGGATTAAATATTACAGATGAAAACGCAAAAATGAATGATGTGAAATTACGTCAGGCAGTTGCCTACGCAATGGATATTGAGCAAGTAACTGAGCGCTTCTACCAAGGTTTACGATCTCGTGCAACATCATTAATTCCGCCAGCGTTCGCTTCATTCCATGACAACACTTTAGAAGGATTCAACTATGATCCGGAAAAAGCAAAAGCATTATTAGATGAAGCTGGATACAAAGACGTTGATGGCGACGGCATCCGTGAAGATAAAAACGGTGAAAAATTAGAAATCCGTATGGCAGGTATGTCAGGTTCTGATACTGACGAAGCAATCGTTGAATACTACCGTCAAAACTGGAAAGATGTTGGTTTGGATGTACAGTTAACGACTGGCCGTTTAATCGAGTTCAACAGCTTCTACGATAAAGTACAAGCGGATGATCCAGAAATCGATATGTTCATGGCTGCATGGGGTACTGGTACAAACCCATCACCAATGGGTCTATACGGCGAAGCTTCTTCATTCAACTACAGCCGTTTCGTAACACCGGAATTACAAACTTTATTAGCTGACATCGATTCTAAAGAAGCGGTTGATGCAGATTACCGTGCGGATGCATTCCGTAAATGGGAAGAGTACATGTTCGAACAAGCAACAACAATTCCAACATACTTCCGTACAGAAATCGTACCAGTTAACAAACGTGTGAAAAACTACAATGTTGACTATTCAAATGCTACTCAATACCACGAAATTGAGTTAGTAGCAGATTCACCAATTAAATAA
- a CDS encoding Rqc2 family fibronectin-binding protein, producing the protein MAFDGLFTRSMSKELQSLTSGRITKIYQPNALEVVLQIRAAGQNSKLLFSIHPSYSRVHITDQSIENPADPPMFCMLLRKHIEGGFISSVVQDGFERVITFEIDSKNEIGDAVKRKLVIEIMGRHSNLLLIDAQNDVIIDSIKHLPPSMNSYRTVLPGQQYIAPPQQQKIALTSLSDVELKEVFSKQPTTKDIVEQFAGFSPLHANELLHRITTNDAVTACRQLMNEIATSANPTYVEQEGKIYFSPTALTHLSGAVTNYKTLGELLDRVFFARAKRDRVKQQAGDLERWLQNELNKLKLKQKKLQKDYERAQNLEQFQLYGELLMANLYNFEKGAEYVDVENYYSENAETVRIPISPRKTPIENAQSYYTKYNKAKTALVMIEEQKQKATEDINYLEMLTQQVQQASTKDIEEIREELAEQGLLRIRQAKRKKKPTKPEPEKFVSSSGISISVGKNNKQNDYLTFKIGKRNEVWLHTKDIPGSHVVIHSENPDEQTLTEAAVLSAYFSKARDSSSVPVDYTEIRHVKKPNGAKPGFVIYFEQKTLYVTPDEAIVMQLKK; encoded by the coding sequence ATGGCATTTGACGGACTATTTACTCGTTCGATGAGCAAGGAACTACAAAGCCTGACTTCCGGACGTATTACAAAAATTTATCAGCCGAATGCACTTGAAGTTGTATTGCAAATTCGTGCAGCAGGCCAAAACAGTAAACTATTATTTTCTATCCACCCTTCCTATTCCCGCGTTCACATAACAGATCAATCGATCGAAAATCCGGCAGATCCGCCTATGTTTTGTATGCTGTTACGCAAACATATTGAAGGGGGCTTTATTTCATCTGTTGTTCAGGACGGCTTTGAACGGGTGATCACATTTGAAATCGACAGTAAAAATGAAATCGGCGATGCTGTAAAACGTAAGCTTGTCATCGAAATTATGGGGCGTCATAGCAACTTGCTATTAATCGATGCCCAAAATGACGTCATTATTGATAGCATCAAACACCTGCCGCCATCGATGAACAGCTACCGGACTGTTTTACCAGGTCAGCAATATATCGCACCGCCACAACAACAGAAAATTGCACTGACAAGTTTATCCGACGTAGAGTTAAAAGAGGTTTTCTCTAAACAACCGACTACTAAAGACATCGTCGAACAGTTTGCCGGTTTCTCTCCACTGCATGCAAACGAATTACTGCACCGCATCACGACAAATGATGCTGTAACTGCTTGCAGACAGCTGATGAACGAAATCGCAACGAGTGCAAACCCGACCTATGTTGAGCAGGAAGGAAAAATCTATTTCTCACCGACAGCGCTAACACATTTATCAGGTGCTGTTACGAATTATAAAACACTTGGTGAACTGCTTGACCGTGTATTTTTCGCCCGTGCAAAACGGGATCGGGTTAAACAGCAAGCCGGGGATCTCGAACGCTGGCTGCAAAATGAACTGAATAAATTAAAGCTGAAACAAAAAAAGCTGCAAAAAGATTATGAACGTGCTCAAAATCTGGAGCAGTTCCAACTTTACGGTGAGCTATTAATGGCTAATCTTTATAATTTCGAAAAAGGTGCAGAATACGTCGACGTTGAAAACTATTACAGCGAAAACGCCGAAACAGTTAGAATACCGATTAGCCCGAGAAAAACGCCTATTGAAAATGCGCAAAGCTATTATACAAAGTACAATAAAGCGAAGACAGCGTTAGTTATGATTGAGGAACAGAAGCAAAAAGCAACAGAAGATATTAACTATTTGGAAATGCTTACACAGCAAGTGCAGCAAGCTTCAACTAAAGATATTGAAGAAATCCGTGAAGAGCTGGCAGAACAAGGTTTACTTCGAATCCGCCAGGCAAAGCGTAAAAAGAAACCGACAAAACCAGAACCGGAAAAATTCGTATCTTCTTCTGGTATTTCAATTTCGGTCGGCAAAAATAATAAGCAAAATGATTATTTGACATTCAAGATTGGAAAACGCAACGAAGTATGGTTGCATACGAAAGATATTCCTGGGTCACATGTTGTTATCCATTCGGAAAACCCGGATGAACAGACATTAACGGAAGCCGCTGTATTAAGTGCTTATTTTTCTAAAGCACGCGACTCTTCGTCTGTGCCGGTAGACTATACGGAAATCCGCCATGTGAAAAAACCGAATGGCGCAAAACCTGGGTTTGTTATTTATTTTGAACAAAAAACACTTTATGTAACACCGGATGAAGCGATTGTTATGCAGCTGAAAAAGTAA
- a CDS encoding YicC/YloC family endoribonuclease: MVRSMTGFGRGVTTTKHFQLTVEIRAVNHRFLEINTKFPKEWMESEVVAKKMLSDAVSRGKIDVIIFLKELHDTEQTIQINWSLLNAFLQAKKELSQTVPMEEKWTMQEIVSLDQVLQVEKIEFMQDEIIDAVKNALAEAIQNLIAMRDREGQGLQQVMLQYKADLEAQIAQIRQYAPLAVEKYRERLMSRLEEVASGQSLDDRLLTEVAIFAERIDITEELDRLESHFNQLSETLTENIAIGRKLDFIMQEMNREINTIGSKNQSTQCSAAVVQAKTILEKMREQVQNIE, from the coding sequence TTGGTACGTAGTATGACCGGATTCGGCAGGGGGGTCACAACAACGAAACACTTTCAACTCACTGTTGAAATTCGTGCTGTGAATCATCGTTTTTTAGAAATTAATACTAAGTTTCCAAAAGAATGGATGGAATCTGAAGTAGTAGCAAAAAAAATGTTGTCGGATGCAGTTTCTCGTGGGAAAATAGATGTTATCATTTTTCTGAAGGAGCTCCATGACACTGAACAGACGATTCAAATCAATTGGTCACTGCTCAATGCTTTTCTCCAGGCAAAAAAGGAGTTGTCACAAACAGTTCCGATGGAGGAAAAGTGGACAATGCAGGAAATTGTGAGTTTGGACCAAGTGTTGCAAGTTGAAAAAATTGAGTTCATGCAGGATGAGATTATCGATGCTGTAAAAAATGCTTTGGCAGAAGCAATCCAAAACCTCATTGCGATGCGTGATCGTGAAGGGCAAGGATTGCAGCAAGTGATGCTGCAGTATAAAGCAGACCTGGAAGCGCAAATTGCTCAAATACGGCAATATGCACCGCTCGCAGTTGAAAAATATCGTGAACGTTTAATGAGCCGCCTAGAAGAAGTAGCAAGCGGTCAATCATTGGACGATCGTTTACTTACAGAAGTTGCGATTTTTGCAGAGCGAATTGATATTACAGAAGAGCTGGACCGTTTAGAGAGCCATTTTAATCAGTTATCCGAAACTTTAACTGAAAACATTGCAATTGGACGCAAGCTTGACTTCATTATGCAGGAAATGAACCGGGAAATTAATACAATCGGTTCAAAAAATCAGTCTACCCAATGTTCAGCTGCAGTTGTGCAGGCGAAGACGATTTTAGAAAAAATGCGTGAACAAGTTCAAAATATTGAATGA
- the gmk gene encoding guanylate kinase: MKKQRGLLIVLSGPSGVGKGTVRKELFSQPDTNYEYSISMTTRNPREGEEDGVDYFFRTREEFEALIEQGGLLEHAEFVGNYYGTPLAYVHETLEAGRDVFLEIEVQGAAQIREKAPDALFIFLAPPSISELEQRLVGRGTETEDVIARRIATAREEVEMMSLYDYVVENDQVQNACDKINAIIVAEHCRRERVEKRYLSMLRGE, from the coding sequence ATGAAAAAACAACGTGGATTATTAATTGTTTTATCTGGTCCATCAGGTGTTGGTAAAGGGACAGTTCGCAAAGAGCTCTTTTCACAGCCGGATACGAATTACGAATATTCGATTTCAATGACAACACGTAATCCTCGCGAAGGAGAAGAAGATGGTGTAGACTATTTCTTTAGAACACGTGAGGAATTTGAAGCGTTGATCGAGCAAGGAGGCTTACTGGAACATGCAGAATTTGTCGGCAATTATTACGGTACGCCACTTGCATATGTACACGAAACGCTAGAAGCAGGACGCGATGTATTTTTGGAAATTGAAGTACAAGGAGCAGCACAAATTCGTGAAAAAGCACCAGATGCGTTGTTTATCTTTTTAGCACCACCAAGCATTTCCGAATTGGAACAACGTTTAGTTGGTCGTGGTACGGAAACAGAAGATGTAATCGCTCGTCGTATTGCTACTGCTCGTGAAGAAGTCGAAATGATGAGTTTATATGATTATGTTGTAGAAAACGACCAAGTTCAAAATGCATGTGATAAAATAAATGCTATCATAGTAGCAGAACACTGCCGTCGTGAACGTGTGGAAAAACGCTATTTGTCAATGTTGAGAGGAGAATGA
- the rpoZ gene encoding DNA-directed RNA polymerase subunit omega, with amino-acid sequence MLYPSVDNLKKQIDSKYSLVSLASKRARQMQEEGGEHLNSYISYKPVGKALEEVAAGKLRKVQQDASTVYEDEI; translated from the coding sequence ATGTTATATCCATCAGTAGATAATTTAAAAAAACAAATCGATTCTAAGTATTCTTTAGTGAGCTTAGCATCAAAACGCGCGCGCCAAATGCAAGAAGAGGGCGGCGAGCACTTAAACTCATACATTTCTTACAAACCAGTAGGAAAAGCATTGGAAGAAGTAGCTGCCGGAAAGCTTCGCAAAGTTCAACAAGACGCTTCAACTGTTTACGAAGACGAAATCTAG